Proteins encoded in a region of the Haloarcula sp. CBA1129 genome:
- a CDS encoding flippase: protein MSSLKSRINALAFSSGIILFGRVFGKFASIAALAVMARGLDGEEFGTVMLAYTIAMIVGLIAVIGIPNGLASLLPKFDSGKKDRILIAGLTFSVGGGLFGLLLLVLFREELATLTDEPQLAEILLPFAVFACLFGISKSVVGALRGHKLSFEATVSRDIIAETIALLFLIVWFFNWRSLDGVFVYWCLIPLIAIITGLAMFALSGKKIDICLPDIRDYQEVLKFSWPLSVESGFVVLMSNIDVILIGVFLTTTSVGIYKAAQPIAMSMVIILTSFTFLYLPLASEMFDNRELKDLNEIYKICTKWIITFSIPITVIIVGYADTILSIIYKPSFSSGGTALSILTIGVFLRTFFGPNGAMIKAISKTIVDLYASAAALIVNLVLNFLLIPTFGMEGAAIATAIGFTVFNLIEVGVTYWKLQMHPISRNNITMVISVVTIGFVAKYILSDSIMSLIIFSIIVGSTSLFSALVMSGSETERRLLRDLRSSLSGILQ, encoded by the coding sequence ATGAGCAGCCTGAAGTCTCGAATCAATGCGCTCGCCTTTTCATCTGGAATTATTCTTTTTGGTAGGGTGTTTGGAAAATTCGCAAGTATAGCAGCCCTCGCGGTAATGGCTAGAGGATTAGACGGCGAGGAGTTTGGCACTGTAATGCTCGCCTATACTATCGCCATGATAGTTGGTCTCATAGCTGTCATCGGAATTCCAAATGGTCTAGCCAGTCTGTTGCCGAAGTTCGACTCTGGAAAAAAAGACCGTATTCTCATTGCCGGCCTAACGTTCTCTGTAGGAGGTGGATTGTTTGGACTACTACTACTCGTTTTGTTCCGAGAGGAACTAGCCACATTAACTGACGAACCTCAATTAGCAGAGATTTTACTTCCCTTCGCAGTCTTCGCCTGTTTGTTTGGAATATCGAAATCCGTTGTCGGTGCTCTTCGAGGACACAAACTATCTTTCGAGGCAACTGTTTCAAGGGATATTATTGCCGAGACCATAGCCCTACTTTTTCTCATCGTATGGTTTTTCAATTGGAGATCTTTGGACGGAGTCTTTGTATATTGGTGCCTTATCCCGTTAATAGCTATTATAACGGGATTAGCTATGTTCGCTTTGTCGGGAAAAAAAATAGATATATGCCTCCCGGATATTCGCGATTACCAGGAAGTACTCAAATTTTCCTGGCCACTCTCCGTTGAATCTGGATTCGTCGTTTTAATGTCGAACATTGACGTGATACTAATCGGTGTCTTTCTCACTACGACATCAGTCGGGATCTACAAGGCAGCTCAGCCGATAGCGATGTCGATGGTAATAATACTAACATCATTCACATTTCTGTATCTTCCTTTGGCATCCGAGATGTTCGATAACAGGGAGCTAAAAGATTTGAATGAAATATACAAAATATGCACAAAGTGGATAATTACTTTCTCTATCCCGATTACAGTCATCATTGTTGGATACGCCGATACCATCTTAAGCATAATATATAAACCGTCGTTCTCTAGCGGTGGGACCGCTTTGTCTATACTCACCATCGGCGTTTTTCTTCGGACCTTTTTTGGTCCAAACGGTGCTATGATTAAGGCAATATCCAAAACAATTGTTGACTTATACGCCTCTGCGGCAGCTCTAATCGTAAATTTGGTTCTCAACTTCCTTCTCATTCCCACCTTCGGTATGGAGGGAGCAGCAATAGCCACGGCCATTGGATTTACTGTTTTCAACCTAATTGAGGTAGGAGTGACATATTGGAAATTACAAATGCATCCAATATCTAGGAATAACATTACCATGGTAATATCCGTAGTTACCATAGGATTTGTGGCTAAATATATACTATCTGATTCAATAATGTCACTTATAATATTCTCAATTATAGTGGGTTCCACATCTCTCTTCTCTGCTTTGGTAATGAGCGGAAGCGAAACGGAACGTCGGCTGTTACGAGATCTCAGATCTAGTCTGAGTGGGATTCTGCAATAG
- a CDS encoding DUF309 domain-containing protein produces the protein MDDHTRDPTVEAPDGNPSGWRADGQWEHETLRRAVVHGVRLYNSGEFHESHDCFEDEWYNYGRGNTESKFLHGMVQVAAGAYKHFDFEDDDGMRSLFRTSLQYFRGVPNDYYGVDLLDVRTTVTNALSDPSALHGWQIRLDGEYPTCRPEDIEFAESLEH, from the coding sequence ATGGACGACCACACGCGCGACCCGACCGTCGAGGCCCCCGACGGGAACCCTTCGGGCTGGCGAGCCGACGGACAATGGGAACACGAGACGCTCAGGCGGGCCGTCGTCCACGGCGTCCGTCTGTATAACTCCGGCGAGTTCCACGAGTCACATGACTGTTTCGAGGACGAATGGTACAACTACGGCCGCGGGAACACGGAGAGCAAATTCCTCCATGGAATGGTGCAGGTCGCCGCCGGCGCGTACAAGCACTTCGACTTCGAGGACGACGACGGGATGCGGTCGCTGTTTCGTACGTCACTGCAGTACTTCCGTGGCGTGCCCAACGATTACTACGGCGTCGACCTACTAGATGTGCGGACGACGGTAACGAACGCGCTGTCAGACCCGTCGGCACTGCACGGCTGGCAGATCCGTCTCGACGGCGAGTACCCGACGTGTCGCCCGGAGGACATCGAGTTCGCAGAGTCGCTCGAACACTGA
- a CDS encoding succinylglutamate desuccinylase/aspartoacylase family protein yields the protein MRIEQLGDGVPEIAVVGSIHGDEPCGRDGIEAVLADPPAVERPVKFIIANEAALDANQRYLDTDLNRSFPGDADSESRETRLAAAIAEELRDCTVLSLHSTQSYDGMFALVDELTPEMETLCSSLSVDAVVQTKGANEGRMIATVDSVLEVECGYQGSAEAAENAAQVIREFLSATGVTAESPPQRNESLPVFQLGEPIPKAAAEQYEVFVRNFEPVPEGDPVAAADDETVVAEEPFHPVLLSAYGYEDVFGFTADRIGMLD from the coding sequence ATGCGAATCGAGCAACTGGGAGACGGGGTTCCGGAGATCGCCGTCGTGGGGAGCATCCACGGCGACGAACCGTGCGGCCGGGACGGCATCGAAGCCGTCCTTGCCGACCCGCCTGCGGTTGAGCGCCCTGTCAAGTTTATTATCGCGAACGAAGCCGCCCTCGACGCGAACCAGCGGTATCTCGATACGGACCTCAACCGCTCGTTCCCCGGCGACGCTGACAGTGAGTCCCGTGAGACGCGGCTGGCTGCGGCCATCGCCGAAGAACTCCGTGACTGCACCGTGCTTTCGTTGCACTCCACGCAGTCCTACGACGGGATGTTCGCCCTCGTCGACGAGCTTACGCCAGAGATGGAGACCCTTTGCAGTTCGCTCTCCGTGGACGCCGTCGTGCAGACGAAAGGGGCAAACGAGGGGCGAATGATCGCGACAGTGGACTCCGTGCTCGAAGTCGAATGTGGCTATCAGGGCTCCGCGGAAGCCGCTGAGAACGCAGCGCAGGTCATCCGCGAGTTCCTCTCCGCCACCGGCGTCACCGCTGAGTCACCGCCCCAACGCAATGAATCGCTGCCAGTGTTCCAACTCGGCGAGCCGATTCCAAAGGCAGCGGCCGAACAGTACGAGGTGTTCGTCCGGAACTTCGAACCGGTACCCGAAGGCGACCCCGTGGCAGCAGCCGACGACGAAACTGTCGTCGCGGAAGAGCCCTTCCATCCGGTCTTACTCTCAGCCTACGGCTACGAGGACGTGTTTGGCTTTACTGCGGATCGGATCGGAATGTTGGACTGA
- a CDS encoding PGF-CTERM sorting domain-containing protein, producing the protein MYKPTKGKRTVICAITVLLVLAAPLSVTSAATPVADGQTTAVTENVDVWERSLLPLRTSSTGPTAIAAPETYINIESAQTGDVPLNREEYTIHETGESVDLTFESTTGAGTTGLAGDEAQLLAVRLSESPDAAGFSDGSVRTDLASIFTNDSNANSVELLDDAEGVGSIDDNGVLETSYTPDSGGAYGFILVTVDDGQGLSVSDNNVSADGNVTVVGVEQTLVQESPSTVDATSDDVAVGDNISLDIETELEDDSVTHAVLVFDEDELQQRTSTVRVTGDIDENFSEDQVTVENSFDGVNGVSSTDDDASLIGEDSTTAGAMPSAGLVGLFGFVLSEASPESTGDDVMHASATTVSGPSDTTVDVETLDSWPNGTYTYVHIAVGEDSNEINSATGTVTLSQSNETDGDSGGDDDDNNSGGGDDDDNNSGGGDDDDNNSGGGDDGDNNSGGGDSGDDNSDSEGTEDEVTTEGEDQTATDDGTETVETEDEDEQTETATTAGGGGAQQPDNTDTTGTEGSIETTSSSGPGFTVLVAVLALLGAGFLARRN; encoded by the coding sequence ATGTATAAACCAACAAAAGGAAAACGCACTGTAATTTGTGCGATTACAGTGCTGCTGGTGTTAGCTGCCCCCTTGTCGGTCACGTCGGCGGCAACGCCAGTTGCCGATGGGCAAACGACAGCGGTGACGGAAAACGTGGATGTCTGGGAGCGGTCACTGCTCCCGCTTCGAACGTCCTCCACCGGGCCAACGGCGATAGCTGCCCCGGAGACGTACATCAACATCGAGTCGGCCCAGACCGGTGACGTACCACTCAACAGGGAAGAGTACACGATCCACGAGACGGGCGAGTCAGTTGATCTGACGTTCGAATCAACTACCGGGGCTGGAACGACTGGACTTGCTGGCGACGAGGCGCAACTGCTCGCTGTCAGGCTCTCTGAGAGCCCAGATGCGGCCGGGTTTAGCGACGGAAGCGTCAGAACCGATCTAGCTAGTATCTTTACGAACGACTCCAACGCCAACTCGGTCGAGCTGCTAGACGACGCGGAGGGTGTCGGTTCGATAGACGACAACGGTGTGCTCGAAACCTCGTACACACCTGACTCGGGCGGTGCCTACGGCTTCATTCTGGTCACTGTCGATGACGGACAGGGCCTGTCTGTTTCGGACAATAACGTCTCGGCCGACGGGAACGTGACCGTCGTCGGCGTCGAACAGACGCTGGTTCAGGAAAGCCCGTCCACGGTCGATGCGACCTCCGACGATGTCGCCGTTGGCGATAACATCTCGCTCGATATCGAGACCGAACTGGAAGACGACTCTGTGACGCACGCTGTGTTGGTGTTCGACGAGGACGAACTGCAACAGCGGACGAGCACCGTCCGGGTGACCGGTGATATCGATGAGAATTTCTCGGAAGATCAGGTCACGGTCGAGAATTCCTTCGATGGTGTCAACGGTGTCTCGTCGACAGATGATGACGCCTCCCTCATTGGTGAGGACTCGACGACGGCAGGGGCGATGCCGTCAGCGGGACTAGTTGGGCTGTTCGGGTTCGTTCTCTCCGAAGCATCGCCGGAGTCGACCGGGGACGACGTGATGCATGCCTCGGCGACGACGGTATCTGGTCCCTCCGATACCACCGTCGACGTCGAAACACTCGACTCTTGGCCAAACGGGACGTACACGTACGTTCACATCGCTGTTGGCGAAGACTCGAACGAGATCAACTCCGCCACTGGGACGGTCACACTGTCACAGTCGAACGAGACCGATGGTGACAGCGGTGGCGACGACGATGATAACAACAGTGGTGGTGGCGACGACGATGATAACAACAGTGGCGGTGGCGATGACGATGATAACAACAGTGGCGGTGGCGACGACGGTGATAACAACAGTGGCGGTGGCGACAGTGGAGACGACAACTCCGATAGTGAGGGCACTGAGGACGAAGTGACGACCGAGGGTGAGGACCAAACTGCCACGGACGACGGCACTGAAACGGTCGAAACCGAGGACGAGGATGAGCAGACGGAAACAGCCACGACCGCAGGTGGTGGTGGTGCACAGCAACCCGACAATACGGACACAACTGGGACGGAAGGCTCAATTGAGACCACGAGTTCGAGTGGCCCCGGATTCACCGTGCTCGTCGCGGTGCTAGCATTGCTAGGTGCCGGATTCTTGGCACGTCGGAACTAA
- a CDS encoding sulfatase, with the protein MTDSPRNVILLSADALRADHLSCYGYHRETTPVLDEFAEDSIRFENAYSASSHTREAVPALLTGKYPDVAVDSKYQLATETIASTLSQEGYATAGFHSNPFVSRAYGFDEGFDHFDDDLHLGQNKLVALAQRAFDKLRNRHYARAEEINERSLEWLDSLDQEEPFFLWNHYMDTHGPYEPPGEYATLYADRTVSGRDAQSLYQRAIDDPESITDEERQLLIDLYDAEIRYNDERIGEFLEELRRRDLLENSLLVVTADHGDAFGEHGYYEHPRFLHDEITHVPLFVREPRGTNRTISTPVSTLDIVSTFEQTVGLDIDSERVSLLDQLGDDRTVFLQARGEDEDSHIRRYALRTREGACFCERDRETGSIEFEEWSDRSLRDELEEHVNDRVRKESGDESTDEDEVDEEIERRLSALGYKE; encoded by the coding sequence ATGACTGATTCCCCGCGGAACGTCATTCTGCTTTCTGCGGACGCGCTCCGTGCGGACCATCTCTCCTGTTATGGGTATCATCGGGAGACAACACCTGTACTTGACGAGTTCGCCGAAGACTCCATTCGCTTCGAGAACGCGTACAGTGCTAGTTCGCACACACGAGAGGCAGTGCCAGCACTATTGACAGGGAAGTACCCTGATGTGGCAGTTGACTCGAAGTACCAGCTCGCCACGGAGACAATTGCATCGACACTCTCTCAAGAAGGCTATGCGACAGCGGGCTTTCACTCAAATCCGTTCGTCTCGCGTGCCTACGGCTTTGACGAAGGGTTCGACCACTTCGATGACGATCTCCACTTGGGACAAAACAAGCTAGTGGCGCTGGCACAGCGGGCCTTCGACAAGCTACGCAATCGCCACTACGCCCGGGCTGAAGAGATCAACGAACGGTCGTTGGAGTGGCTTGATTCGCTAGATCAGGAGGAGCCGTTCTTCCTCTGGAACCACTACATGGACACCCACGGGCCGTATGAACCACCAGGTGAGTACGCAACGCTGTATGCAGATAGAACGGTGTCTGGTCGCGATGCACAGTCACTGTATCAACGGGCCATTGACGACCCTGAATCGATTACCGATGAAGAGCGTCAGTTACTGATCGATCTGTACGACGCTGAAATCCGATACAATGACGAGCGTATCGGTGAGTTCCTCGAAGAGCTTCGGCGCCGAGACCTGCTGGAAAACTCACTACTTGTCGTAACGGCTGACCACGGTGATGCATTTGGGGAACACGGGTACTACGAGCATCCACGCTTCTTACACGATGAAATCACGCACGTCCCATTGTTCGTTCGAGAACCAAGAGGGACGAACAGAACGATATCCACGCCAGTAAGTACGTTAGATATTGTGAGTACATTCGAACAAACTGTAGGACTGGATATTGATTCTGAGCGCGTGTCGTTATTAGACCAACTCGGAGATGACCGTACAGTGTTTCTCCAGGCTCGCGGCGAGGATGAGGACAGCCATATTCGACGATATGCACTTCGAACCCGTGAGGGGGCTTGCTTCTGTGAACGTGATCGCGAGACTGGATCGATTGAGTTTGAGGAATGGTCGGACCGCTCACTCCGAGACGAGTTAGAGGAACACGTAAACGACCGAGTTCGAAAGGAAAGTGGTGACGAGTCAACTGATGAGGATGAGGTGGATGAGGAAATTGAACGTCGGTTGAGTGCGCTAGGATACAAAGAATGA
- a CDS encoding sulfatase, whose product MTKNIVIVTMDSVRADHTTLLGYDTNTTPELKRISEVNFNSARAAAPCTPHSLPSMLTGQLPMKNGLLALDDVDTIPSYLSEAGYQTCLVNSNIQIPRFSYHSDFDDYIDFTNNIDEKESSYITDSILEHGKRLLDSGGFSGQVGVLLKDTYHRFNRIIQPHEKDAVLIDAAIDWVNKAQEPYFLWVHLMDTHYPYEFDANLFELVSDFEYDKNRYARLLTRAMTHTRQGDFIWQLDNEERQYLKDAYDASIRQADKNIARLTEAIDLSNTLLLCTSDHGEELWEHGHFGHAGRSSIPRDMTLYEEVLHVPLVIAGDVPSNHQENVNSPVSLTDIAPTVLQSAGVEIDEIDFSGQSMLNGHRSPERTIIAQSTSPGDPVDFNNGSDTHWMGARIIADQKVIADSNDATEIYELPDETSESSDALSDEEMASAVREIKENVELSAEQSDLEIGDDTEKRLKELGYLG is encoded by the coding sequence ATGACAAAGAATATAGTGATAGTTACTATGGACTCAGTGAGAGCTGATCACACTACTTTGTTGGGATATGATACCAATACCACCCCTGAACTCAAGAGAATATCTGAAGTCAACTTCAATTCTGCAAGAGCCGCAGCACCTTGTACACCTCACTCTCTTCCATCAATGCTGACGGGACAGTTACCGATGAAGAACGGACTACTTGCTCTTGATGATGTCGATACCATCCCCTCGTACTTATCAGAGGCTGGATATCAGACTTGCCTTGTCAATTCTAATATACAGATACCACGGTTTAGTTATCATAGTGACTTCGACGATTACATAGATTTCACGAACAACATTGATGAGAAAGAATCGAGCTACATTACGGATTCTATTCTCGAACACGGGAAGCGACTTTTAGACTCAGGTGGATTCTCCGGCCAGGTCGGTGTTTTATTAAAAGACACATATCATAGATTCAATAGAATCATCCAACCGCACGAGAAAGACGCTGTATTGATTGACGCAGCGATCGACTGGGTAAATAAGGCGCAAGAACCCTATTTTCTTTGGGTCCACCTGATGGACACTCACTATCCATACGAATTCGACGCGAATCTCTTTGAGTTGGTATCTGATTTCGAATACGACAAGAACCGATATGCACGACTGCTAACGCGAGCAATGACTCATACTCGACAAGGCGATTTCATCTGGCAACTTGACAATGAAGAACGTCAATACCTCAAAGACGCTTATGACGCTAGCATCAGACAAGCGGACAAGAATATAGCACGTCTGACCGAGGCAATCGATCTCTCGAACACCCTCCTGCTTTGTACGTCTGACCATGGAGAAGAACTGTGGGAGCATGGTCACTTCGGCCACGCCGGTCGTTCTTCGATCCCTCGCGACATGACCCTATACGAAGAGGTTCTCCATGTCCCACTCGTCATAGCCGGCGATGTACCATCAAACCATCAGGAAAATGTCAACAGTCCAGTAAGTCTTACCGATATAGCTCCAACTGTTCTTCAGTCTGCAGGGGTCGAAATAGACGAAATCGATTTTTCCGGACAATCGATGCTCAATGGACACCGATCACCGGAGAGAACAATAATAGCACAGTCGACGTCTCCCGGTGATCCAGTTGATTTCAATAATGGGTCTGATACTCATTGGATGGGGGCCAGAATCATAGCTGATCAGAAAGTGATCGCTGACTCTAACGATGCGACTGAAATATACGAACTACCAGACGAGACATCAGAGTCATCAGACGCGCTCTCGGACGAAGAGATGGCGTCGGCAGTCCGAGAAATAAAAGAAAACGTCGAGTTATCCGCAGAGCAATCCGATCTAGAAATAGGCGACGATACCGAGAAACGCTTGAAGGAACTCGGTTACCTGGGGTAG
- a CDS encoding PGF-CTERM sorting domain-containing protein: MAVAVVLAGPLAVTSTVGATPVAESQSVSVTENVDVWERSPLTLRTTSEGPTTIVAPQTFINVESAATGDLPLNKRTMTIHERNESINLSFESRIGAGTRALAGDEAQLLAVKVDEAPTTAGVNTSNISAASLDDVFANNSNITSSELLDDSEGVGAISAEGEVNASYTPESGGAYGFVLVTVDEGDEGLSVSDGNVSVNGNVTVVGVEQAVVQDNASNVERTQNPVNPGDNVTLNVDTEIEDENVTHAVLLVRQGELQRQSSTVTVSGELNESFSTDQITVENSFDGVSGVATVGDNTSIAGVNLSGNQSIPAIGLQGLFGTLISEAESDAEGDVIHASATLASGDSDTNVTVQTLDSWPNGAYQYVHVAVGTESGSINSDTGTVALSPGGGPDNGGGPSNGGGPPDNPAGPNDAGDDDEGEADN, translated from the coding sequence ATGGCAGTCGCGGTGGTACTCGCTGGTCCGTTAGCAGTGACGTCCACTGTCGGGGCAACCCCCGTTGCTGAGAGTCAGTCGGTTTCAGTGACCGAAAACGTCGACGTGTGGGAACGGTCCCCGCTCACGCTTCGAACGACCTCGGAAGGGCCGACCACGATAGTGGCACCGCAGACGTTCATCAATGTCGAGTCAGCTGCGACTGGCGACTTACCGCTCAACAAGCGGACGATGACGATTCACGAGCGCAACGAGTCGATAAACCTGTCCTTCGAATCCCGGATCGGTGCTGGGACGAGGGCACTTGCCGGCGACGAGGCGCAACTGCTGGCTGTCAAAGTAGATGAAGCACCGACCACTGCTGGGGTAAACACAAGTAACATTTCCGCCGCTTCCCTCGACGATGTCTTCGCAAACAACTCGAATATCACGTCGTCGGAACTACTCGACGACTCAGAGGGCGTCGGGGCGATAAGTGCGGAGGGTGAAGTGAACGCCTCATACACTCCTGAGTCAGGCGGCGCATACGGCTTCGTTCTGGTGACTGTCGACGAGGGTGATGAAGGGCTATCGGTGTCGGACGGAAACGTATCTGTCAACGGTAACGTGACCGTTGTCGGCGTCGAACAGGCCGTGGTACAGGACAACGCCTCGAACGTCGAGCGGACACAGAACCCGGTCAATCCCGGTGATAACGTCACACTGAATGTCGACACTGAGATCGAAGACGAAAACGTCACCCACGCGGTCCTGCTGGTCCGACAGGGTGAACTCCAGCGGCAGTCGAGTACGGTGACCGTGTCGGGCGAACTGAACGAGAGTTTCTCGACGGACCAGATCACTGTCGAGAACTCCTTCGACGGTGTCAGCGGCGTTGCGACGGTCGGCGACAACACCAGTATCGCGGGTGTCAATCTCTCCGGGAACCAGTCGATTCCCGCAATTGGGTTGCAGGGATTGTTCGGCACACTGATTTCCGAAGCTGAATCGGATGCCGAGGGCGACGTTATCCATGCTTCTGCGACACTCGCCAGCGGTGACTCTGACACCAACGTGACGGTCCAAACACTGGATTCCTGGCCAAACGGTGCGTATCAGTACGTCCACGTTGCAGTCGGCACCGAGTCCGGGAGCATCAACTCGGATACCGGAACAGTGGCTCTAAGTCCGGGCGGCGGTCCTGACAACGGTGGCGGTCCGAGCAACGGCGGTGGTCCCCCGGATAACCCTGCCGGACCAAATGATGCTGGGGACGACGATGAAGGCGAAGCAGATAACTGA
- a CDS encoding glycosyltransferase family 4 protein, whose amino-acid sequence MNVCFISNVIYPFVTGGAEKRIHEIGTRLAADGHDVTVYGRHFWDGPKEITHEGMTLRAVSPNRELYTDDDGRRSIGEALEFAKDVVIPLRRHIDEHDVVVASVFPYFPVLASKLAALDTDTPLVTTWHEVWGDYWDGYLGHLAPFGKGVEHVTARVPQHPIAVSELTAGRLGGIGPERDQIRTVPNGIDYEQIRDTPPVEDGFDVLFAGRLIEDKRVDVLLRAFDQVAPEETTLGIVGDGPKRTELETLADSLSVAEQITFTGFLEEYDDVLAQMQTARIFATPSTREGFGITAVEAMAAGCTVIGADHPDSAVGEVIGNAGFLADPTVDGVADVLDRVLAGAEPTTKPRQRAQRFDWDQVAEDALDAYTAAAAGEW is encoded by the coding sequence ATGAATGTCTGTTTTATTAGCAATGTGATATATCCCTTCGTCACTGGCGGTGCCGAAAAGCGGATTCACGAAATCGGCACCCGCCTTGCTGCCGACGGCCATGACGTAACCGTCTATGGGCGACATTTCTGGGATGGGCCGAAAGAGATCACACACGAGGGGATGACACTCCGAGCAGTGAGTCCCAACCGCGAACTCTACACAGATGACGATGGGCGACGGTCAATCGGCGAAGCGCTAGAGTTCGCAAAAGACGTGGTGATCCCATTGCGGCGCCACATAGACGAACACGATGTCGTCGTTGCGTCTGTGTTTCCCTATTTTCCGGTCCTGGCTAGCAAGCTCGCGGCACTCGATACCGACACCCCGCTCGTAACAACTTGGCACGAAGTCTGGGGGGACTACTGGGACGGGTATCTCGGGCATCTAGCACCGTTCGGCAAGGGCGTCGAACATGTCACTGCTCGTGTCCCACAGCATCCAATTGCTGTCTCGGAACTCACCGCGGGTCGTCTGGGTGGTATCGGTCCTGAACGCGACCAGATTCGGACCGTTCCGAACGGGATTGATTACGAGCAGATTCGAGACACACCCCCCGTTGAGGATGGGTTCGATGTCCTCTTCGCAGGGCGATTAATTGAGGACAAGCGAGTGGATGTCCTCCTACGAGCGTTCGACCAAGTTGCGCCAGAAGAGACCACACTCGGGATCGTCGGTGATGGCCCGAAACGTACGGAACTCGAAACGCTAGCTGATTCGCTATCTGTAGCTGAGCAGATAACATTCACTGGCTTCCTCGAGGAGTACGACGACGTCCTGGCACAGATGCAGACAGCCCGCATCTTCGCGACACCGAGTACGCGTGAAGGCTTCGGGATTACGGCTGTTGAAGCAATGGCAGCGGGCTGTACAGTCATCGGCGCAGATCATCCGGACTCGGCAGTTGGTGAGGTCATCGGTAATGCTGGATTCCTGGCCGACCCGACTGTCGACGGTGTCGCCGACGTACTGGACCGTGTTTTGGCCGGTGCAGAGCCCACAACGAAGCCACGACAGCGCGCACAGAGGTTTGACTGGGATCAAGTAGCCGAGGACGCTCTGGACGCGTATACGGCTGCAGCGGCTGGCGAGTGGTGA
- a CDS encoding sulfatase-like hydrolase/transferase, with protein MQVPDIFLLVLDSLRYDYVDPDCNESSNTPNLQRLINDGIYFNETYSTGSWTVPAHGSLFSDTLPSESGIGGEKRIFDCKNPLAERIRSRGYQTIGISANPWITKDFEYDRGFDRFSGCFPDLPFNSNDPRKEIKKIDTKSFSRSYLELAKWIFSDNRLNRFGNSIYSLLSDQLPYMNAEQLTDRAIEEIDNSSSPRFFFANYMDAHEPYTEESRLNENIAWNLESVGVSSQPDPENVSGIYANDVRFLDQAIGTFIDHLKNAGLYKDSLLVVLGDHGQALGEHDYWGHGTFLYKPLIKIPAIVKPPAGEDMSEPEYPVSIIDIYELIDKVSDSIDLHSLSLPSREYVVAESFGTHESKEIDWVPDEGYRAIITNDCFGILNLKTKEIELIDPDTDSARKKINGIASRDNLMDELMTEGQVEKVDDAVSERLEQLGYK; from the coding sequence ATGCAAGTGCCTGACATCTTCCTACTCGTACTTGATTCTTTGAGATATGATTATGTGGATCCCGACTGTAATGAGAGTTCCAACACCCCGAATCTTCAGCGCCTCATCAATGATGGGATCTATTTTAACGAGACATATTCGACTGGTTCGTGGACAGTACCTGCCCACGGATCACTTTTCTCCGACACACTACCATCTGAAAGTGGTATCGGTGGTGAGAAGCGGATTTTCGATTGTAAGAATCCATTAGCTGAGCGGATTCGATCTCGAGGATACCAAACTATCGGTATTTCGGCAAACCCGTGGATTACGAAGGACTTCGAATACGATCGGGGCTTTGATAGATTCAGTGGCTGTTTTCCGGATCTTCCTTTCAATAGTAATGATCCTCGAAAAGAAATCAAGAAGATCGATACCAAATCCTTTTCGAGATCGTACTTGGAGTTAGCAAAGTGGATTTTTTCAGATAATCGATTGAATAGATTTGGGAATTCAATCTATTCTCTCTTATCGGATCAGCTTCCATATATGAATGCGGAACAACTTACCGACCGAGCAATAGAAGAGATTGACAATTCTAGCTCGCCTCGGTTCTTTTTCGCGAATTATATGGATGCTCACGAACCCTATACGGAAGAATCGAGATTAAATGAAAACATTGCGTGGAATCTGGAAAGTGTCGGTGTCTCATCACAGCCGGATCCAGAGAATGTGTCTGGTATTTACGCAAACGACGTGCGTTTTTTAGATCAGGCAATCGGTACGTTTATCGACCACCTCAAGAATGCGGGATTGTACAAGGACTCGTTACTAGTCGTGCTGGGGGACCACGGTCAGGCACTTGGTGAGCACGACTACTGGGGCCACGGCACGTTCCTGTATAAACCACTTATCAAAATTCCTGCTATCGTGAAGCCACCAGCAGGAGAGGATATGTCAGAACCAGAGTATCCCGTGAGTATCATTGACATCTATGAACTGATCGACAAAGTATCAGACTCAATAGATTTACACTCGCTCTCATTGCCGAGCCGAGAGTATGTCGTCGCTGAGTCGTTCGGAACACACGAATCAAAAGAAATTGACTGGGTGCCAGACGAAGGATACAGAGCAATCATCACAAATGACTGTTTCGGGATTTTGAACCTGAAAACGAAAGAGATTGAGCTAATAGATCCAGACACCGATTCGGCCCGAAAAAAAATTAATGGTATAGCTTCTCGAGATAATCTAATGGACGAACTTATGACCGAAGGGCAAGTCGAGAAAGTCGACGACGCTGTTTCAGAGCGTCTAGAGCAACTAGGATATAAATGA